One genomic window of Trachemys scripta elegans isolate TJP31775 chromosome 15, CAS_Tse_1.0, whole genome shotgun sequence includes the following:
- the PISD gene encoding phosphatidylserine decarboxylase proenzyme, mitochondrial isoform X6 has product MMCQSNTLQGPDLHTGKWLQFPQLALRRRLGQLSCMSRPALKLRSWPLTILYYLLPFGALKPLTRVGWRPMSRVSLYKSVPTRLLSRAWGRLNQVELPTWLRKPVYSLYIWTFGVNMKEAAVEDLHHYRNLSEFFRRKLKPQSRPVCCYHSVISPSDGKILNFGQVKNCEVEQVKGVTYSLESFLGPCTSTEDMQFSQTSSCSSLQNQLVTKEGNELYHCVIYLAPGDYHCFHSPTDWRVSHRRHFPGSLMSVNPGVARWIKELFCHNERVVLSGDWKHGFFSLTAVGATNVGSIRIYFDRDLRTNSPCYSKGSYNDFSFITNNNKEGIPMRKGEHLGEFNLGSTIVLIFEAPKNFNFHLKPGQKIRFGEALGSL; this is encoded by the exons ATGATGTGTCAGTCAAACACCCTGCAgggaccagatctgcacacagggAAATG GTTGCAATTCCCCCAGCTGGCCCTGAGGCGGAGGTTGGGCCAGCTGAGCTGTATGTCTAGGCCTGCTCTGAAACTCCGTTCTTGGCCTCTGACTATTCTCTATTATCTTCTGCCTTTCGGTGCTCTTAAACCCTTGACCAGAGTGGGATGGAGGCCTATGAGCAGG GTTTCTCTGTACAAATCGGTACCAACACGACTGCTTTCACGAGCCTGGGGTCGATTGAACCAGGTCGAGCTGCCCACCTGGCTCCGGAAGCCTGTCTACAGCCTGTATATCTGGACATTTGGAGTGAACATGAAGGAAGCAGCTGTCGAAGATCTTCATCACTATAGAAACCTCAGCGAGTTCTTCCGCAGGAAGCTGAAGCCCCAGTCCCGGCCAGTCTGCTGCTATCACAGTGTG ATCAGTCCCTCAGATGGAAAGATTCTGAACTTTGGACAAGTGAAAAACTGCGAAGTGGAACAGGTGAAGGGTGTCACCTACTCGCTGGAGTCCTTCCTGGGACCGTGCACCAGCACGGAAGACATGCAGTTTAGCCAAA CCTCATCCTGCAGCTCATTGCAGAACCAGCTAGTCACAAAGGAGGGGAACGAGCTCTATCACTGTGTCATCTACCTGGCGCCTGGGGACTATCACTGCTTCCACTCACCCACCGACTGGAGAGTGTCGCACAGACGCCACTTCCCAG GCTCCCTGATGTCTGTGAATCCTGGTGTTGCCCGCTGGATCAAGGAACTCTTCTGCCACAATGAGCGGGTTGTACTTAGTGGTGATTGGAAACATGGCTTTTTCTCCCTAACAGCGGTAGGAGCCACAAATGTTGGCTCCATCCGCATCTACTTCGACCGG GATTTGCGTACTAACAGCCCCTGTTACTCCAAAGGCTCTTACAATGACTTCAGCTTCATAACCAACAATAACAAGGAGGGCATCCCCATGAGGAAAGGAGAACATTTAGGGGAGTTTAACCTGGGCTCGACCATCGTTCTGATCTTCGAGGCACCCAAGAACTTCAACTTCCATCTTAAACCTGGACAGAAAATCCGCTTTGGAGAGGCTCTGGGGTCCCTTTAG
- the PISD gene encoding phosphatidylserine decarboxylase proenzyme, mitochondrial isoform X3, translating into MVRCCKALSNPPPSCYNLRKVKIHVRRLRSGNSGSCAGEQHPQLESPGPAGSAGGTPNRRARFRLQFPQLALRRRLGQLSCMSRPALKLRSWPLTILYYLLPFGALKPLTRVGWRPMSRVSLYKSVPTRLLSRAWGRLNQVELPTWLRKPVYSLYIWTFGVNMKEAAVEDLHHYRNLSEFFRRKLKPQSRPVCCYHSVISPSDGKILNFGQVKNCEVEQVKGVTYSLESFLGPCTSTEDMQFSQTSSCSSLQNQLVTKEGNELYHCVIYLAPGDYHCFHSPTDWRVSHRRHFPGSLMSVNPGVARWIKELFCHNERVVLSGDWKHGFFSLTAVGATNVGSIRIYFDRDLRTNSPCYSKGSYNDFSFITNNNKEGIPMRKGEHLGEFNLGSTIVLIFEAPKNFNFHLKPGQKIRFGEALGSL; encoded by the exons ATGGTGAGATGCTGTAAAGCTTTATCTAACCCTCCTCCCTCTTGCTACAACCTCCGCAAAGTTAAAATTCATGTCCGACGGCTACGTTCAGGGAACAGCGGCAGCTGTGCCGGGGAGCAGCACCCGCAACTGGAGAGTCCAGGCCCAGCTGGCTCTGCCGGGGGCACACCAAATAGGAGAGCCCGTTTCAG GTTGCAATTCCCCCAGCTGGCCCTGAGGCGGAGGTTGGGCCAGCTGAGCTGTATGTCTAGGCCTGCTCTGAAACTCCGTTCTTGGCCTCTGACTATTCTCTATTATCTTCTGCCTTTCGGTGCTCTTAAACCCTTGACCAGAGTGGGATGGAGGCCTATGAGCAGG GTTTCTCTGTACAAATCGGTACCAACACGACTGCTTTCACGAGCCTGGGGTCGATTGAACCAGGTCGAGCTGCCCACCTGGCTCCGGAAGCCTGTCTACAGCCTGTATATCTGGACATTTGGAGTGAACATGAAGGAAGCAGCTGTCGAAGATCTTCATCACTATAGAAACCTCAGCGAGTTCTTCCGCAGGAAGCTGAAGCCCCAGTCCCGGCCAGTCTGCTGCTATCACAGTGTG ATCAGTCCCTCAGATGGAAAGATTCTGAACTTTGGACAAGTGAAAAACTGCGAAGTGGAACAGGTGAAGGGTGTCACCTACTCGCTGGAGTCCTTCCTGGGACCGTGCACCAGCACGGAAGACATGCAGTTTAGCCAAA CCTCATCCTGCAGCTCATTGCAGAACCAGCTAGTCACAAAGGAGGGGAACGAGCTCTATCACTGTGTCATCTACCTGGCGCCTGGGGACTATCACTGCTTCCACTCACCCACCGACTGGAGAGTGTCGCACAGACGCCACTTCCCAG GCTCCCTGATGTCTGTGAATCCTGGTGTTGCCCGCTGGATCAAGGAACTCTTCTGCCACAATGAGCGGGTTGTACTTAGTGGTGATTGGAAACATGGCTTTTTCTCCCTAACAGCGGTAGGAGCCACAAATGTTGGCTCCATCCGCATCTACTTCGACCGG GATTTGCGTACTAACAGCCCCTGTTACTCCAAAGGCTCTTACAATGACTTCAGCTTCATAACCAACAATAACAAGGAGGGCATCCCCATGAGGAAAGGAGAACATTTAGGGGAGTTTAACCTGGGCTCGACCATCGTTCTGATCTTCGAGGCACCCAAGAACTTCAACTTCCATCTTAAACCTGGACAGAAAATCCGCTTTGGAGAGGCTCTGGGGTCCCTTTAG